A single Pseudomonas brassicacearum DNA region contains:
- the ttcA gene encoding tRNA 2-thiocytidine(32) synthetase TtcA, which translates to MGTLTVNQNKLQKRLRRQAGEAVADFNMIEDGDKVMVCLSGGKDSYTLLDVLMHLQKVAPIKFDIVAVNMDQKQPGFPEHVLPAYLESLGVEYHIVEKDTYSVVKELIPEGKTTCSLCSRLRRGTLYTFADEIGATKMALGHHRDDIVETFFLNMFYNGSLKAMPPKLRADDGRNVVIRPLAYCSEKDIQAYSDFKQFPIIPCNLCGSQENLQRQVVKEMLQEWERKTPGRTESIFRGLQNVVPSQLADRNLFDFTSLRIDENATPRFVNVVNL; encoded by the coding sequence ATGGGCACTCTTACGGTCAACCAGAACAAACTGCAGAAGCGCCTGCGCCGCCAGGCCGGTGAGGCGGTCGCCGATTTCAACATGATCGAGGACGGCGACAAGGTCATGGTCTGCCTGTCCGGCGGCAAGGACAGCTACACCTTGCTCGATGTGCTGATGCATCTGCAGAAGGTTGCGCCGATCAAGTTCGACATCGTCGCGGTGAACATGGACCAGAAGCAGCCCGGGTTCCCCGAGCATGTGCTGCCGGCCTACCTTGAGTCGCTGGGCGTGGAATATCACATCGTCGAGAAAGACACCTATTCGGTGGTCAAGGAACTGATTCCCGAAGGCAAGACCACCTGTTCGCTGTGCTCACGCCTGCGGCGCGGAACGCTCTACACCTTCGCCGACGAGATCGGCGCAACCAAGATGGCCCTGGGGCACCACCGCGACGACATCGTCGAGACCTTCTTCCTGAACATGTTCTACAACGGCTCGCTCAAGGCCATGCCGCCCAAGCTGCGCGCCGATGACGGGCGCAACGTGGTGATCCGCCCGCTGGCCTATTGCAGCGAGAAAGACATCCAGGCCTATTCGGATTTCAAGCAATTCCCGATCATTCCCTGCAACCTGTGCGGCTCCCAGGAAAACCTGCAACGCCAGGTGGTCAAGGAGATGCTCCAGGAATGGGAGCGCAAGACGCCGGGCCGTACCGAGAGCATTTTCCGCGGCTTGCAGAATGTCGTTCCGTCGCAGTTGGCGGACCGCAACCTGTTCGACTTCACCAGCCTGCGCATCGATGAAAACGCCACGCCGCGGTTCGTCAATGTGGTGAACCTCTGA
- a CDS encoding DUF2069 domain-containing protein encodes MAKKPKILPSIQWLEPRVRIARALSLLCFFGLMGLLSAYYLLIADLHGARPWVILLIELVPLLILAPGMLTGSARGHSWMCFVVNLYFIKGALAAYDPNRQLFGMLEMAASVAVFCSALLYVRWRFQLNRRLAGEGEVSVA; translated from the coding sequence GTGGCTAAGAAGCCGAAGATCCTGCCTTCGATCCAATGGCTGGAACCGCGCGTACGCATCGCCCGCGCCCTCAGCCTGCTGTGCTTTTTCGGCCTGATGGGGTTGCTCAGCGCGTACTACCTGCTGATCGCCGACCTGCACGGCGCGCGCCCCTGGGTCATCCTGTTGATCGAACTGGTGCCGCTGCTGATACTCGCACCCGGCATGCTCACCGGCAGCGCCCGCGGACACTCGTGGATGTGCTTCGTGGTGAACCTGTATTTCATCAAGGGCGCACTGGCGGCCTACGACCCGAACCGGCAACTGTTCGGCATGCTGGAAATGGCGGCGAGCGTGGCGGTGTTTTGCTCGGCGTTGCTGTATGTGCGTTGGCGGTTTCAGTTGAACCGGCGGTTGGCGGGGGAAGGCGAGGTCTCCGTCGCCTGA
- the wrbA gene encoding NAD(P)H:quinone oxidoreductase, whose amino-acid sequence MTTPYILVLYYSRSGSTNEMARQIARGVEQAGLEARLRTVPAISAECEAVSPDIPEQGPLYASLDDLKNCAGLALGSPTRFGNMAAPLKYFLDGTSNLWLTGALVGKPAGVFTSTASLHGGQESTLLSMMLPLLHHGMLITGLPYSESALIDTQGGGTPYGPSHHAGADGKSGLNEHEVALCRALGSRLAKTALLLENGRG is encoded by the coding sequence GTGACCACACCGTACATCCTGGTGTTGTATTACAGCCGTAGCGGCTCCACCAACGAAATGGCCCGGCAGATCGCCCGCGGTGTCGAGCAAGCCGGGCTGGAAGCCAGGTTGCGTACGGTGCCGGCGATTTCTGCCGAGTGCGAAGCGGTTTCGCCGGACATCCCTGAGCAAGGCCCGCTCTACGCCAGCCTCGATGACCTGAAGAACTGTGCCGGCCTGGCCCTGGGCAGCCCGACCCGTTTCGGCAACATGGCCGCGCCGCTCAAGTATTTTCTCGATGGCACCAGCAACCTGTGGTTGACCGGCGCGCTGGTGGGCAAACCGGCCGGGGTGTTCACCTCCACCGCGAGCCTGCACGGCGGCCAGGAAAGCACCCTGCTGTCGATGATGCTGCCGCTGTTGCACCACGGCATGTTGATCACTGGCCTGCCCTACAGCGAATCGGCCCTGATCGACACCCAGGGTGGTGGCACGCCCTACGGCCCGAGCCATCACGCTGGGGCCGATGGCAAAAGCGGCTTGAACGAACATGAAGTCGCCCTGTGCCGTGCCTTGGGTTCGCGCCTGGCAAAAACTGCCCTGTTGCTGGAGAACGGCCGTGGCTAA
- a CDS encoding DNA-3-methyladenine glycosylase I has protein sequence MRDYKWLHEYCLNRFGSAAELEAHLPVPKTPAQLRKISDDRYLSTMALRVFRAGLKHSLVDAKWPAFEEVFFKFDPEKVVLMSAEHLERLMQDARIIRHLGKLKSVPRNAQLILDVAHEKGSFSALVADWPVTDIVGLWTYLKKHGHQLGGLSAPRFLRMMGKDTFVPSYDVVAALNAQDIIDKVPTSLRDLATVQNAFNQWHEESGGRPMSQISMMLAYTVNH, from the coding sequence ATGCGCGATTACAAGTGGCTGCACGAGTACTGTCTGAACCGCTTCGGTTCGGCGGCTGAACTGGAAGCCCACCTGCCGGTGCCCAAGACCCCGGCGCAACTGCGCAAGATCAGCGACGACCGCTACCTCTCGACCATGGCGCTGCGGGTGTTCCGCGCCGGGCTCAAGCACAGTCTGGTGGACGCCAAATGGCCGGCCTTCGAAGAGGTGTTCTTCAAGTTCGATCCGGAGAAAGTCGTGCTGATGAGCGCCGAGCATCTGGAGCGGCTGATGCAGGACGCGCGGATCATCCGCCACCTGGGCAAGCTCAAGAGCGTGCCGCGCAACGCGCAGTTGATACTGGATGTGGCCCATGAAAAGGGCAGCTTCAGCGCGCTGGTCGCCGATTGGCCGGTGACCGACATCGTCGGCCTGTGGACCTACCTGAAAAAGCACGGCCATCAACTGGGCGGCCTGTCGGCGCCGCGCTTCTTGCGGATGATGGGCAAGGACACCTTCGTGCCCAGTTATGACGTAGTGGCGGCGCTCAATGCCCAGGACATCATCGACAAAGTCCCCACCAGCCTGCGAGACCTGGCGACCGTGCAGAATGCCTTCAACCAGTGGCATGAAGAGAGTGGTGGGCGGCCGATGTCGCAGATTTCGATGATGCTGGCGTATACCGTCAATCATTGA
- the arsC gene encoding arsenate reductase (glutaredoxin) (This arsenate reductase requires both glutathione and glutaredoxin to convert arsenate to arsenite, after which the efflux transporter formed by ArsA and ArsB can extrude the arsenite from the cell, providing resistance.): protein MTDLTLYHNPRCSKSRGALELLEARGLTPTVVRYLETPLDAAQLERLLGKLGISARQLLRTGEDEYKALNLADESLSQAQLIAAIAAHPKLMERPILEAGEKAVIGRPPEKILEILP, encoded by the coding sequence ATGACCGATCTGACGCTTTATCACAATCCGCGCTGCTCGAAATCCCGCGGTGCGCTGGAACTGTTGGAGGCCCGTGGCCTGACGCCCACCGTGGTCCGCTACCTGGAAACCCCGCTCGACGCCGCGCAACTGGAACGCCTGCTGGGCAAGCTCGGCATCAGTGCCCGGCAATTGCTGCGCACCGGCGAGGACGAGTACAAAGCGCTGAACCTGGCCGACGAAAGCCTGAGCCAGGCCCAACTGATCGCGGCCATCGCCGCCCACCCGAAACTCATGGAACGGCCGATTCTCGAAGCCGGGGAAAAGGCCGTGATCGGCCGTCCGCCGGAGAAAATCCTGGAGATCCTGCCGTGA